The nucleotide sequence CGCGGTCCGCGTGTGCGCACGCCCTTGAGGCTTGAAGGCGGATAGAAGTTAAACAGATCCCCCCAGCGATAGGGCGCAAGGCCCTGGGCGGTTTTGCGCACCATCGGCGGAATCTTGCTGAAGCGGGGATTGTAGAAATACGTCTCGGCCAGAACGTTGGCGATGGCCGAGGCTGAAAAGGCACTGGGTTCATCATAGGCGACACCGAACTTGCCCACGCCGATCCCGCTGGGGACATAGGACGTCACCCGTGAACGCCATTGTCCCGGCTCGTAGCCTTCGCGGCCAGTCGTCTGATAGTGCGCCAGAAAATCCAGGGCCGAGTCGATGTGTTTTTCGTAACGGGCCTGTGCGGTTGCACTGATCAGCCCCAGTAAAAACAGCAGGTACTTCATGGTTATGCCTCCGAATCAGAACATGAAATCAGGACAGGACCCGGGCTGTCAGCGGGCCTTGTAAAAGTACAAGCTGGTTTTTTTCTGCTGCGGGGTATTCTTAAAAGCGCGAGGTGAATTATGAAAAAGGTGTGGCTGGCGGGACTGGTGATCGCAGGGCTGGTGGGGTGTTCGTCCAAAGACAAACTGGATACCGAACTTGAAGACGCGCAGTTGATGGGCCGGGAAACTGTCGGCAAGCGCGATGACAACTATGTGGTGCAGGAAAAAAAGAATCTGATTCACCACCTGCAGGAAGTGCAGACGGATGTCTATACGATGGAGGAAAACATCTATGGCAACCGCGATTTGGGTAACAAAGGAAAGTACGGGGTTCTGCGCGACTGCAAAATTGAAGCAGCTCCGCAAGCCGGTGGCAAAGTCGACATAGTTCCGAAAAACATCCTGACGGAAGAGGAAAACAAGCTGTCCCGCCAGACCGGGGTGGATGAATCCGGCACCCTGGTCACCCTGCGTGAAGAGGATCTAAGTCAGCGTCTGAAGCGCTTTGAAGGTTACAAAACTGCTTATGAGAAGCAGGAGGAGTGGTTTGACAGTGAAATTCAAGCCTGCAGGCAGTCTCAGCGGGAATAGCTGTATTGGATTATATGCGATTTGAGGCTCTTTCGGGGGCCTTTTTTCTGTCCCAAGTTTACCTCAGATAACACAGGACCACGAAAACCTCGCTGGTATGCGTAAAACCTTTGACTTCCGACCCCTTAGGTCGCTAAACCAGTGATTCGCCTTAAGAGCGAAGAAAGGTTACGGGTAGGATCCATGAGGTCTTACTACGTGGGAGGTTTACAAAAAACGATATGACAAAACAATTGAACAAAGCCGCATTGGAGAAACAGAAAGTTCTTGCTTTCTTGGATGCTGAAGACGCAAAGGTTCCAGCAAATCCTGGCATTTTGAATGCGAAAGCTGACAAAGCTGGTGACTTCGACTCTCTATTCGAAGCTTCCATGAAAGAACAAGACTTCAAAGTCGGCGACGTTGTAACAGGTTCTGTAGTTGAAGTTCAGTCTGACTACGTACTTGTTGATATCAACTACAAGTCTGAAGGTTTGATCGCGATCAACGAATTCCGTATTGTTGACGGCGTTCGCGATGTGAAAGCTGGAGACAAAGTAGAAGTTTTGATCGACCGTATCGAAAACGAAAACGGCATGATCGTTCTTTCCAAAGACAAAGCAGATATGCTTCGTGCTTGGACAGACATCTCTAAAGCAGCAGAAAACGAAGAAGTTATCGAAGGTACTGTTGTTGCTAAAGTTAAAGGCGGCTTGAGCGTTGATATCGGCGTTAAAGCATTCCTTCCAGGTTCTCAAATCGACCTGCGTCCGGTTCGCAACATGGACGTATACCTGGGCAAGAAGTTCAAATTCAAAGTTATCAAGTTCAACAAGAAACGTGGCAACATCGTTCTTTCCCGCCGCGCGCTTCTTGAAGAAGAACGTGACAGCTTGCGCTCTCAAACTCTTGACACTATGGCAGAAGGTTCTGTTGTTACTGGTATCGTTAAGAATATCACTGACTACGGCGCGTTCATCGACCTTGGTGGCATGGACGGTTTGTTGCACATCACTGATATGTCTTGGGGCCGCGTAAAACATCCATCTGAGATGTTGAACGTTGGTGACGAAATCCAAGTTAAAGTTCTTAAGTATGACAAAGAAAAAGAACGCGTATCTTTGGGCATGAAACAGCTTCACGCAGATCCTTGGGAATCCGTAAAAGCTTCTTACCCTCCAGGCACTAAACTGAAAGGCAAAGTTGTATCTTTGGCTGAGTACGGTGCATTCGTTGAGCTTGGTGAAGGCATTGAAGGTCTGATCCACGTTTCTGAAATGTCCTGGACTAAACGTGTAAAACACCCTTCTCAGATCGTGACTGTTGATCAAGAAGTTGAAGTAGTGGTTCTTGAAGTAGACACTGAAAACCGCCGCATCAGCTTGGGTATGAAACAACTTCAGGCCAACCCATGGGTTGAAATGAAAGAATCATACGCTCCAGGTACAATCATCGAAGGCGAAGTGAAATCCGTAACTGACTTCGGTATCTTCATCGGCATCGAAGAAGGCATCGACGGTTTGGTTCACATCTCTGACTTCTCTTGGACTAAACGTGTAAATCATCCAAATGAACTTTACGCTAAAGGCCAGAAAGTTCGCGCGGTTGTATTGGGCGTGGACATCGAGAACGAAAGATTCTCTTTGGGTATCAAACAACTTGAGTCTGACCCTTGGTCAAACATCGAGAACAAATACGCTATCGGCACTCAACACGATGTTAAAGTCACTAAAACAGCTGACTTCGGTGCATTCGTTGAACTTGAATCCGATATCGAAGGTTTGATCCACATTTCTGAACTGACTACTGAAAAAATCAACTCTGTTGAGGAATTCATCAAGCCAGGTCAGTCTGTAAAAGCTGAAGTTATCTCTATCGACAAAGACGCTCGTAAGATCGGCTTGTCTGCAAAACTTGTTAAACTTCGCGAATCAAAAGCGGATGTTGACGATTACGTTAAAAAAGCGACTGCAACTTCCAAGTCCACTTTCGGTGACTTGTTTGCTGACCAGTTGAAAAACGTAAAAACTGACAAGCAATAGTTGTGAATAGGAGAAAGGTCGAGTCGTTGTAAAACGACGCGACTGGACCCTGACCCGGCATTGACTGACAAGTTTTAAAGAGGGACCCTAGTAGGGTCCCTTTTTTTATTTGAAAAGGGACCTATTTCAACCGTTCGGGAGCGTTGGTATGAAGGGTAGCTTTTTCAAAAAACTGGTTATTATCTTTTTGGTGTTCGTAGGCCTGGGTGCCTTGTTGAAAATGAGCGGGGACTTCTTCGGAAGCGAAGACAAGCGTGTCACTGCCAAAAACACCATCCTGCATCTGGAAATGAACGGCGTTATTCTTAACGGCAAGAAGTTCATCAAGAATCTTAAAAAATACCGTGAAGACGACAAGGTCAAAGCGATCCTGATCAGCATCAATTCTCCGGGCGGTTCTGTGGGGCCTTCCCAGGAAATGTTCGCAGAGATCAAACGCGTTCGCGACGAAATCAAAAAGCCGGTTGTCTGTGTCAGCACAGGTGTGATGGCCAGCGGTGCTTATTATGCGGCAGTGGCTTGCGACAAGATCGTTGTGGCACCGGGGGCGCTGGTGGGTTCCATCGGTGTGATCATGGAATTTGCGAATCTGGAAAAGCTGTATGACTGGGCTAAGATTTCCCGCTATTCCATCACGTCCGGCAAGTTCAAAGATTCGGGCGCGGAATACCGTCCGATGCGTGAAGATGAAAGATCCCTGTTCCAAAGCATGATTGACGAAGTCTATGCACAATTCAAAGGAACTGTGGCAGCAGAACGCAAGCTGAAAGAAGAAGTGGTTGCCGAGTACGCTGACGGCCGCGTGTTCACCGGGGCGACCGCGGTGAAAGTGGGCTTTGCCGATCAGGAAGGTTACTATGACGATGCGGTGAAGCTGGCGGCTGAAATCGCAAAGCTGGGTGACAATTACGAAGTCTTTGAAGTTCCAAAAAAGAAAGTCAGCATCTTTGACCTGGGTGGCGGCGATTCTGAAGACGACCTGAACAGCATGTCTGAATTTGCGGACGTATTGAAAGGCAAGTCCTTCGGTCCGGATATGGAAGGCGCGATGAAATACATCCTGCGCGCGAAATATCTGAATCAGCCATTGATGTTGATGCCGGGTTACTGGGAGTAATCCGTGAAGAAGATGGCCCTGTTTTTACTGACCGTGCTTGGCGCTGCGATAGCCGGGGCCAATCCTCAGGATCCGCGTCAGCCGCAAGCCTGGTTTGATGTCCGCTGGAGTGGTATTTATTATCTGACCGCGGATCTGGAGCCGGCACCGGGTGTGGTGTTTAAAACCGGGCAGAAGTTTGAGTTTGTAGGCATTACCGGTGGCGGTGGTTTTGTTCCTGTCACTGTATTTGAGCTGAAACCT is from Bdellovibrio bacteriovorus str. Tiberius and encodes:
- a CDS encoding 30S ribosomal protein S1, translating into MTKQLNKAALEKQKVLAFLDAEDAKVPANPGILNAKADKAGDFDSLFEASMKEQDFKVGDVVTGSVVEVQSDYVLVDINYKSEGLIAINEFRIVDGVRDVKAGDKVEVLIDRIENENGMIVLSKDKADMLRAWTDISKAAENEEVIEGTVVAKVKGGLSVDIGVKAFLPGSQIDLRPVRNMDVYLGKKFKFKVIKFNKKRGNIVLSRRALLEEERDSLRSQTLDTMAEGSVVTGIVKNITDYGAFIDLGGMDGLLHITDMSWGRVKHPSEMLNVGDEIQVKVLKYDKEKERVSLGMKQLHADPWESVKASYPPGTKLKGKVVSLAEYGAFVELGEGIEGLIHVSEMSWTKRVKHPSQIVTVDQEVEVVVLEVDTENRRISLGMKQLQANPWVEMKESYAPGTIIEGEVKSVTDFGIFIGIEEGIDGLVHISDFSWTKRVNHPNELYAKGQKVRAVVLGVDIENERFSLGIKQLESDPWSNIENKYAIGTQHDVKVTKTADFGAFVELESDIEGLIHISELTTEKINSVEEFIKPGQSVKAEVISIDKDARKIGLSAKLVKLRESKADVDDYVKKATATSKSTFGDLFADQLKNVKTDKQ
- the sppA gene encoding signal peptide peptidase SppA; this encodes MKGSFFKKLVIIFLVFVGLGALLKMSGDFFGSEDKRVTAKNTILHLEMNGVILNGKKFIKNLKKYREDDKVKAILISINSPGGSVGPSQEMFAEIKRVRDEIKKPVVCVSTGVMASGAYYAAVACDKIVVAPGALVGSIGVIMEFANLEKLYDWAKISRYSITSGKFKDSGAEYRPMREDERSLFQSMIDEVYAQFKGTVAAERKLKEEVVAEYADGRVFTGATAVKVGFADQEGYYDDAVKLAAEIAKLGDNYEVFEVPKKKVSIFDLGGGDSEDDLNSMSEFADVLKGKSFGPDMEGAMKYILRAKYLNQPLMLMPGYWE